Proteins encoded by one window of Bradyrhizobium sp. B097:
- the ubiG gene encoding bifunctional 2-polyprenyl-6-hydroxyphenol methylase/3-demethylubiquinol 3-O-methyltransferase UbiG, with product MATTLSNSTAASVDPAEVAKFSKLSDEWWDPRGKMAPLHKINPLRLTYIRDAACRKFERNAKSLSCLSGLRLLDIGCGAGLLCEPFTRLGAQVIGIDPSATNIAAAKLHADKGHLSIDYRCTTVEEMDARERFDIVLAMEVVEHVVDVGAFIKRCATMLKPGGLMVVSTLNRNWKSFALAIVGAEYVLRWLPRGTHDWSKFVTPAELERYLGDVNLAVTEQAGVVYNPLADKWSVSSDMDVNYMVVAEEV from the coding sequence ATGGCCACAACGCTTTCCAATTCCACCGCCGCCTCGGTCGATCCGGCCGAGGTCGCGAAGTTTTCAAAGCTCTCGGATGAATGGTGGGATCCGCGCGGCAAGATGGCGCCGCTGCACAAGATCAATCCGCTGCGCCTGACCTATATCCGCGACGCCGCCTGCCGCAAGTTCGAGCGCAACGCCAAGAGCCTGAGCTGCCTGTCCGGCCTGCGCCTGCTCGACATCGGCTGCGGCGCTGGCCTGTTGTGCGAGCCGTTCACCCGGCTCGGCGCCCAGGTGATCGGGATCGATCCCTCCGCCACCAACATCGCGGCGGCGAAGCTGCACGCCGACAAGGGGCATCTGTCGATCGACTACCGCTGCACCACGGTGGAGGAGATGGACGCACGCGAGCGCTTCGACATCGTGCTGGCGATGGAGGTGGTCGAGCACGTCGTCGACGTCGGCGCCTTCATCAAGCGCTGCGCTACGATGCTCAAGCCCGGCGGGCTGATGGTGGTCTCGACCTTGAACCGCAACTGGAAGAGCTTTGCGCTGGCGATCGTCGGCGCCGAATACGTGCTGCGCTGGCTGCCGCGCGGCACCCATGACTGGAGCAAGTTCGTCACCCCCGCCGAGCTCGAGCGCTATCTCGGCGACGTCAACCTCGCCGTCACCGAACAGGCCGGCGTGGTCTACAACCCGCTCGCCGACAAATGGAGCGTCTCGTCCGACATGGACGTGAACTACATGGTGGTGGCGGAGGAGGTGTGA
- a CDS encoding PH domain-containing protein, translated as MGRYIDEILQPGEKVLYSTNAHWMFYLPAIAAWIVVLALLILSRMTAVDALVLACLAAAAVVAVAALYWTGAAWFHRWTTETDVTNFRVVHKSGFIKRRTFEMSLDKVESVDVNQSIMGRLLNYGDVTIRGVGEGIETIKTIASPLSFRNSITAR; from the coding sequence ATGGGACGCTATATCGACGAAATCCTGCAGCCCGGCGAGAAGGTGCTGTATTCCACCAATGCGCACTGGATGTTCTATCTGCCGGCGATCGCGGCCTGGATCGTGGTGCTGGCGCTGCTGATCCTGTCCCGGATGACGGCGGTCGACGCCCTGGTGCTGGCTTGCCTGGCGGCCGCCGCCGTGGTCGCGGTCGCGGCGCTGTACTGGACCGGCGCGGCCTGGTTCCATCGCTGGACCACGGAAACCGACGTCACCAATTTCCGCGTGGTGCACAAGAGCGGCTTCATCAAGCGGCGCACCTTCGAGATGAGCCTCGACAAGGTCGAGAGCGTCGACGTCAACCAGAGCATCATGGGGCGCCTGCTCAATTATGGCGACGTCACCATCCGCGGCGTCGGCGAGGGCATCGAGACCATTAAGACCATCGCCTCGCCGCTGTCGTTTCGCAATTCGATCACCGCGCGATAG